One genomic segment of Bacteroides caccae includes these proteins:
- a CDS encoding glycoside hydrolase family 43 protein, which produces MNIYKSLFLGLVCSAGMHCTFAQTTVWNPDNQNGTFTNPIMWGDWPDPDLIRVDDKFYLVSTSMHYVPGCPIAVSEDLVNWEMAGYALDRYDEDPKYDMQGGNLYLNGAWATTIRHHNGKFYVGFCTPYGWGRETGHFSICIADDVKGPWERTIFPEYLYDPGLFFDEDGKVYVVHGQGTLYLTELNSDVKSVKGKPVKIWQGGFKNAHELGGGFGMEGSHMYRINGKYYITCPAGGTGGWQICLRSDNIYGPYEHKLIMNDWSSYPENGLHQGGMVQLKNGDWWFMIMQDRGPIGRVPCLVPVKWINGWPMLGDEGKDLITYPKPATGKKSKIKSPATTDEFNASQLGLQWQWNHNPDNSRWSLKERKGYMRLYASQASTLKDARNTLTQRVQGPSCEGSVEMEVTGLKDGNIAGFGIFEFPYAYVAIRQESGRRKIVMCNDGKDIETVEHFNGDKLWIRVRATDKEFKALFYYSLDGVNYKRIGNELQMGLGLPWTANRFALFNFNTAPQGNNGYADFNWFRFTNK; this is translated from the coding sequence ATGAATATATATAAATCACTTTTTTTAGGATTGGTGTGTAGTGCAGGAATGCACTGCACCTTCGCTCAAACAACTGTTTGGAATCCGGATAATCAGAATGGAACATTTACGAACCCTATCATGTGGGGAGACTGGCCCGATCCGGATCTGATCCGGGTTGATGATAAGTTTTATCTCGTGTCTACCAGTATGCACTATGTGCCGGGATGCCCTATTGCTGTATCGGAAGATTTGGTAAACTGGGAAATGGCAGGATATGCTTTGGATCGTTATGATGAGGATCCGAAATATGATATGCAGGGTGGCAATCTTTATCTGAATGGGGCGTGGGCAACTACGATACGGCATCATAACGGAAAATTTTACGTTGGTTTCTGTACACCCTATGGTTGGGGACGGGAAACCGGGCATTTCTCTATTTGTATAGCCGATGATGTGAAAGGACCTTGGGAACGTACTATATTTCCTGAATATTTATATGATCCGGGGTTATTCTTTGATGAAGATGGAAAGGTTTACGTAGTTCACGGGCAAGGTACACTATACTTGACAGAGTTGAACTCGGACGTGAAATCCGTTAAAGGGAAACCTGTGAAGATATGGCAGGGCGGTTTTAAAAATGCACATGAGTTAGGAGGCGGTTTTGGTATGGAAGGATCTCATATGTATCGCATCAATGGAAAATATTATATTACTTGTCCTGCCGGGGGAACGGGAGGATGGCAAATCTGCTTGCGGTCGGATAATATCTATGGTCCCTATGAACATAAACTCATAATGAACGATTGGAGTTCATATCCCGAAAACGGACTTCATCAAGGTGGGATGGTACAGTTGAAAAATGGAGACTGGTGGTTTATGATTATGCAGGACAGAGGACCGATAGGACGTGTTCCGTGTCTTGTGCCCGTGAAATGGATAAACGGTTGGCCTATGCTGGGTGATGAAGGAAAAGATCTTATCACTTATCCTAAACCTGCTACCGGGAAAAAATCGAAGATAAAGAGTCCGGCTACTACCGATGAGTTCAATGCTTCTCAATTAGGTCTGCAATGGCAATGGAATCATAATCCGGATAATAGCAGATGGAGTTTGAAGGAACGTAAGGGATATATGCGTCTGTATGCTTCCCAAGCTTCTACATTGAAAGATGCTCGTAATACATTGACACAACGTGTTCAGGGACCGAGTTGCGAGGGTTCGGTAGAAATGGAAGTGACCGGACTTAAAGATGGCAATATTGCCGGATTCGGAATCTTCGAGTTTCCTTATGCCTATGTTGCGATACGACAAGAATCCGGTAGACGCAAAATTGTGATGTGTAATGACGGTAAGGATATCGAAACCGTAGAGCATTTCAATGGAGATAAACTGTGGATACGTGTACGTGCTACAGACAAAGAATTTAAGGCTTTGTTCTATTACAGTCTGGATGGTGTGAATTATAAACGCATTGGTAATGAATTGCAGATGGGATTGGGATTGCCGTGGACAGCCAATCGTTTTGCATTGTTCAATTTCAATACTGCGCCGCAAGGAAATAACGGATATGCCGACTTTAATTGGTTTAGATTTACGAATAAGTAA
- a CDS encoding right-handed parallel beta-helix repeat-containing protein, with translation MSFMKVIATYAMLYMCVFAQAKEVKSLQSPRQWHVSISGNDSADGSATAPLRHIQTAAERAYPGDVVIVHEGVYRERVAPPRGGESKERPITYQAAEGEKVEIKGSEVIKNWRRLNNETWETVIPNSLFGDFNPYNDTIHGDWLARGQWSHTGEVYLNDRALAETERLEDVLLNKGNRQLWYSKVGNDSTWIWANFPGCDPNRELVEINVRPTVFYPEKPFVNYITVRGFHVSQAATPWAPPTAEQIGAIGTHWSKGWTIEDNVVTHSKCVGITLGKYGDEWDNKAESVEGYVGTVKRALDNQWNREHIGSHSVRHNRVSFCGQAGIAGSLGAIFSTISDNVVHDIGGSSFWGYELAGIKLHAAIDAVIEHNHIYRTEGGIWLDWMTQGTRVTRNLLHDNRVQDFSLEVNHGPIIVDNNLFLSPELAQVKLSQGVAFVHNTIAWKIWPTGDVDERQTPYMFPHDTQIKGYHDCPCGNVCYFNNLLLRENLSMYENSKLPTKIEGNVVDTLVQYRVEEMADGWYLEFIPTKSLSKECTKALVYSQQLGEAVIPRQRIELPDGKKAFDKDYLGRKRKKRGNLPGAIEFKGDSRVRVKVYDIWN, from the coding sequence ATGAGTTTTATGAAGGTTATTGCTACTTATGCAATGCTATATATGTGTGTCTTTGCACAAGCCAAAGAGGTGAAGTCTTTACAATCACCTCGGCAGTGGCATGTTTCTATTAGTGGAAATGATAGTGCCGATGGCTCTGCGACAGCTCCATTGCGGCATATTCAGACTGCGGCCGAACGGGCATACCCGGGAGATGTTGTCATCGTACACGAAGGTGTTTACAGGGAGAGAGTTGCTCCACCGCGGGGAGGAGAATCTAAAGAGCGACCGATAACCTATCAAGCGGCTGAAGGAGAAAAAGTGGAAATCAAAGGTTCCGAAGTCATTAAAAATTGGAGACGGCTGAACAATGAGACATGGGAAACGGTGATCCCTAATAGTTTGTTCGGCGACTTCAATCCGTACAATGATACGATACATGGTGATTGGTTGGCAAGAGGACAATGGTCGCATACCGGAGAAGTATATTTGAATGACCGTGCCCTTGCGGAAACGGAACGGTTGGAAGATGTGCTTCTGAATAAAGGTAATCGTCAGTTGTGGTATAGTAAAGTAGGAAATGACAGTACATGGATATGGGCCAATTTTCCGGGATGCGATCCGAACCGTGAACTGGTGGAGATTAATGTACGCCCGACGGTATTCTATCCGGAGAAACCGTTTGTCAACTACATTACAGTAAGAGGTTTTCACGTCAGTCAAGCTGCTACGCCATGGGCACCGCCCACTGCTGAACAAATAGGGGCTATCGGTACACATTGGAGTAAAGGATGGACTATAGAGGACAATGTGGTTACTCATTCAAAATGTGTGGGCATTACTTTAGGTAAATACGGAGATGAATGGGATAATAAGGCAGAAAGCGTAGAAGGATATGTCGGCACTGTCAAAAGGGCATTGGACAACCAATGGAACAGGGAGCATATCGGCAGTCATTCGGTACGCCACAATCGTGTTTCTTTCTGTGGACAAGCCGGTATCGCAGGTAGTTTGGGAGCAATCTTCAGTACCATTAGCGACAATGTGGTTCATGATATCGGAGGTTCTTCATTTTGGGGATACGAATTGGCCGGTATCAAACTGCATGCGGCTATAGACGCTGTGATAGAACACAATCACATTTATCGGACGGAGGGCGGCATTTGGCTGGACTGGATGACACAAGGTACAAGGGTGACACGTAATCTCCTTCACGACAACAGAGTACAGGATTTCTCCTTGGAAGTGAACCACGGTCCCATCATTGTGGATAATAATTTATTTTTGTCGCCCGAACTGGCGCAAGTCAAACTTTCACAAGGAGTTGCTTTTGTACACAATACAATTGCTTGGAAAATATGGCCTACAGGCGATGTGGATGAACGGCAAACTCCTTATATGTTTCCTCATGACACTCAAATTAAGGGATACCATGATTGTCCTTGCGGGAATGTGTGTTACTTCAATAATTTGCTCTTACGGGAAAATTTGAGTATGTACGAGAATAGCAAATTACCGACAAAGATAGAAGGGAATGTAGTAGATACACTGGTGCAATATAGAGTAGAAGAAATGGCTGATGGTTGGTATTTGGAGTTCATCCCTACGAAATCATTGAGCAAGGAATGTACTAAAGCATTGGTCTATTCGCAGCAATTGGGAGAAGCTGTTATTCCCCGACAGCGGATTGAGTTGCCGGATGGAAAGAAGGCTTTCGATAAAGACTATTTGGGGAGAAAGCGTAAAAAAAGAGGGAACTTACCCGGCGCTATTGAATTTAAAGGAGATTCCAGGGTGCGGGTTAAGGTATATGATATATGGAATTAA
- a CDS encoding M60 family metallopeptidase, producing the protein MKKYSIIILILCSWAMSLFAISCSDQESKPQPFLEIKKDTVVFAQEAANTSIVVNTNIAWQANVLSSGNWCTVQGADDLLSISVEKNTGRDLRETDIVVKGEGLEQKVHVKQLGEQPDILLENERLNLNYTDTVVTVKVVSNVEYEVEIPQNADWIKEMKQQVQVRAMAESERTFSIERNEDDTVRYISVVFRSVDQKVERSLMFRQGHRDKEYKPGDPSELGDIFLPIASGKASEFNSDDESIEKSFDGTASTWYHSRWYGTVLPVKLEYTFEAPQDVDYFVYKPRGSGDNGNWKKFDLYVSTAQKENYEKIASYDFAGSSSSSKISFAEPLKGVKSFRFEVNEAVGGVVSCGEMEFYRNAAPVAGLTEVFADELCSELRADVDQRKIDGLENSFFRMIAQSLYDKTYDLEYRVQTYEPYREINDLAAEMKTSGYNPFENPTGIYFKDGEEAVVILGNTNGEQVNLKVYDFDAIRQGQRTPDPTSYPLSEGINKLRIAHGGLSYIEYYTPNWKTAPALKLHIASGKVNGYYDKHRDVSADWREILNKATYGCIDIKGDRVNLVFGVNSIKTYCDNLGKLIQNYDDIVELEHELMGLDKWGRRPKNHMFARVTKDGLFADGWGAGWYEGCMNELASTTKSLREGVWAIAHEFGHVNQIRPGLKWVSTTEVTNNVYSVCARYKFYRENMPLEHERCNDGNDNNVRGGRFNSYLNYGIIKGEQWLCQKGQDNMDPSKYPYGGDHFVKLCPLWQLLLYYREIVGGEKRDWYGDVAEIVRNTDESQLTNGQLQLNFMRNTMDVVKEDLTDFFIKAGMLKPIDKELDDYARGQMTITQTDCDELVKYASKYSKPATPVLYYLSANSQKAFKDKLAVEGTYNEGVKVRNNGWIVIDHDVWKNAVVFETYQGDELKYAAIVGTDSPDLSETKVCYPEGSTRIEAVSWDGKRKLVYGEK; encoded by the coding sequence ATGAAAAAATATAGTATTATTATTTTGATATTATGTAGCTGGGCAATGAGTCTGTTTGCTATATCTTGTTCCGATCAGGAAAGCAAACCGCAACCTTTTTTGGAAATAAAGAAGGACACTGTGGTGTTTGCACAAGAGGCTGCAAATACTTCTATTGTAGTGAATACAAACATCGCGTGGCAGGCCAATGTGCTTTCATCCGGGAATTGGTGTACGGTTCAGGGAGCAGATGATTTGTTGTCTATTTCGGTAGAAAAGAATACGGGAAGAGACTTGCGTGAAACAGACATTGTTGTTAAAGGAGAAGGCCTTGAACAAAAAGTACACGTGAAACAATTGGGAGAGCAACCGGATATTTTGTTGGAAAATGAGCGTCTCAATTTGAACTATACAGATACGGTAGTTACCGTCAAGGTGGTAAGTAACGTAGAATATGAAGTGGAAATTCCGCAAAACGCTGATTGGATTAAGGAAATGAAGCAACAAGTACAGGTACGGGCTATGGCGGAATCGGAACGTACTTTCAGCATTGAAAGAAATGAAGATGATACGGTGCGCTATATCTCTGTCGTATTCCGTTCTGTGGATCAGAAGGTCGAACGCTCATTGATGTTTCGCCAGGGACATCGGGATAAAGAATACAAGCCCGGTGATCCGTCTGAACTCGGCGATATATTCTTGCCTATCGCCAGTGGAAAGGCAAGTGAATTTAATTCGGATGATGAGAGTATTGAAAAGTCATTTGACGGGACTGCGTCCACTTGGTATCACTCACGGTGGTACGGTACAGTTTTGCCTGTGAAACTTGAGTACACTTTTGAAGCTCCTCAAGACGTGGATTATTTTGTATATAAACCTCGAGGTTCAGGTGATAATGGTAATTGGAAGAAGTTCGACTTATATGTTTCCACAGCGCAGAAAGAAAATTATGAAAAGATAGCATCGTATGATTTTGCTGGTAGTTCTTCTTCGTCGAAAATAAGTTTCGCTGAACCGCTGAAGGGGGTAAAGTCCTTCCGATTTGAGGTGAATGAAGCTGTCGGTGGAGTGGTGAGTTGTGGTGAAATGGAATTTTATAGGAATGCTGCTCCTGTAGCAGGACTTACGGAAGTATTTGCCGACGAACTCTGTTCCGAACTTCGTGCAGATGTGGATCAACGCAAGATAGACGGATTGGAAAATAGCTTTTTCAGAATGATAGCGCAAAGTTTGTATGACAAGACCTATGATTTGGAGTACCGTGTGCAAACTTATGAACCTTATCGTGAAATTAACGATTTGGCGGCAGAGATGAAAACTAGTGGATATAATCCGTTTGAGAACCCCACAGGTATTTATTTTAAGGATGGCGAGGAGGCTGTCGTAATTTTAGGTAATACCAATGGAGAACAAGTGAATTTGAAAGTGTACGATTTCGATGCAATAAGACAAGGACAACGTACACCGGATCCGACTTCATATCCTTTAAGTGAGGGTATTAACAAGTTGAGGATTGCACATGGAGGATTGAGTTATATTGAGTATTATACTCCGAATTGGAAAACTGCACCAGCTCTTAAATTGCATATCGCTTCCGGTAAAGTGAACGGATATTACGACAAACATCGGGATGTATCGGCCGACTGGCGTGAAATTTTGAATAAAGCTACTTATGGTTGCATAGATATTAAAGGCGATCGTGTTAATCTGGTGTTTGGGGTGAACAGTATAAAGACTTATTGTGACAATTTAGGAAAATTGATACAGAACTATGACGATATAGTGGAATTGGAACATGAACTCATGGGATTAGATAAATGGGGGCGTCGGCCTAAAAACCATATGTTTGCTCGTGTAACCAAAGACGGATTGTTTGCTGATGGTTGGGGAGCCGGATGGTATGAAGGTTGTATGAACGAATTGGCCAGTACTACCAAATCTTTGCGTGAAGGAGTTTGGGCCATTGCGCATGAGTTCGGACATGTCAATCAAATCAGACCGGGATTGAAATGGGTATCAACCACTGAAGTGACGAATAATGTATATTCTGTATGTGCACGATATAAATTCTATCGGGAGAATATGCCGTTGGAACATGAAAGGTGTAACGATGGAAATGATAATAATGTCCGGGGAGGGCGTTTTAATTCTTATCTCAATTATGGCATCATTAAAGGAGAGCAGTGGCTCTGTCAAAAAGGCCAGGATAATATGGATCCTTCTAAGTATCCTTACGGAGGCGATCACTTTGTGAAACTCTGTCCGCTATGGCAGTTGCTGCTCTATTATCGTGAGATTGTGGGAGGAGAAAAACGCGATTGGTACGGTGATGTGGCTGAGATTGTACGCAATACGGATGAATCACAATTGACTAACGGGCAACTCCAGCTCAATTTCATGCGCAATACTATGGATGTTGTGAAAGAGGATTTGACCGACTTCTTTATCAAGGCAGGTATGCTGAAACCTATTGATAAGGAATTGGACGACTATGCACGTGGACAAATGACTATTACCCAAACAGATTGCGATGAGTTGGTGAAGTATGCTTCCAAGTATTCTAAACCGGCTACTCCTGTACTTTATTATTTATCAGCCAATAGTCAGAAGGCATTTAAGGACAAATTAGCAGTAGAAGGAACTTATAATGAAGGTGTCAAGGTAAGAAATAATGGTTGGATTGTCATCGATCACGATGTGTGGAAAAATGCTGTAGTCTTTGAAACCTATCAGGGAGATGAATTGAAATATGCTGCCATTGTGGGAACTGATTCTCCTGACCTGAGTGAAACAAAGGTTTGCTATCCCGAAGGTTCCACACGCATTGAAGCTGTTTCTTGGGATGGAAAGAGAAAATTAGTCTATGGAGAAAAATAA
- a CDS encoding glycoside hydrolase family 2 TIM barrel-domain containing protein, with product MNHNRLYFLLLLFAFSLGTPGLAQKRCISQYWNFCRISDETSKAEIKNQGSDWSSQYNVQHMDMNGNSELAVPQNTLGAELRQLENKQWEQITLPHTPFVEPLTVLHQWQGICYYKKKITITPEEEKKHIWIEFEGAMHLADVWINGKHVMQHAGGYTPFVVDATGLLKTDKENELLVRLDNRNNSLIPPGKPLETLDFCYYGGIYRNVHLIAKADVHITHPILDGHPAGAGIFITYPKVSQELSVVDAKTEIKNTSDKEKVVELRHTLYTWKKQKGKDKKVQNISETLTLHPGVTIENNQRMEVKHPALWSPDEPNLYVLSTEVVENGKVVDKEETRIGIRHIEMSIEKGFVINGKPLRLVGSNRHMEYPYVGNAISDQAQYRDMYQIRSNGFNIVRLGHYPQATAALDACDELGLLAIEPIPGWQFFNKNPLFISLTHRDVRDMIRRDRNHPSIVMWETTLNESWPPAEWKDGVVKIAHEELPGDQCFTSGDSYGYKGFDVCYNDWEEGFKRPNNSGKPGFIREYYDYEFGGHYSTTRIRRGDGEKAQLQNAWNAQWSHNRYRIYYPKTMGDAVWSMYDYNRGCCDNICYSGVADIFRLPKFSLSFFRTQIAEGSMLPSGKMPYEVFIPAYRDEILSDTVMVYGNVDEVELVLNGKTIRRQTADKGPDSDYIPVPNGGNGKNLHFPPFTFYGVSKERGVLKAVGYHQGKKVAEYTVKTPGVPERLDITYFESGKPATKNDLLIVYVRMLDKQGVLCPVNGIPVELSVQGGEIVGPTSYPLEAGVASFLVRTGEISKININATGKGFSTRKSLKVGKE from the coding sequence ATGAATCATAACAGACTTTATTTTTTACTATTGCTGTTTGCGTTTAGCCTCGGGACTCCGGGGCTTGCGCAGAAGCGTTGTATCAGTCAGTATTGGAATTTTTGTCGCATTTCCGATGAAACGTCGAAAGCGGAAATCAAGAATCAGGGAAGTGACTGGAGTTCACAATACAATGTGCAGCACATGGATATGAACGGAAATAGCGAATTGGCTGTTCCGCAAAATACTTTGGGAGCGGAACTGCGGCAGTTGGAGAACAAACAATGGGAACAAATTACTCTTCCGCATACGCCATTTGTAGAACCATTGACTGTGCTGCATCAATGGCAAGGTATCTGCTATTACAAAAAAAAGATTACCATTACACCGGAGGAGGAGAAGAAGCATATTTGGATAGAGTTTGAAGGCGCGATGCACTTGGCCGATGTGTGGATTAACGGTAAGCATGTCATGCAACATGCCGGAGGATACACCCCATTTGTGGTAGACGCAACCGGATTGTTGAAAACGGATAAAGAAAATGAATTATTAGTCCGTTTGGACAACCGTAACAATTCGTTGATTCCTCCCGGAAAACCGTTGGAAACACTTGATTTTTGTTATTATGGGGGAATTTATCGGAATGTACACTTGATAGCGAAAGCTGATGTACATATTACTCATCCCATTCTTGACGGACATCCGGCAGGAGCAGGTATATTTATTACCTATCCGAAGGTGTCGCAGGAGCTATCGGTAGTGGATGCGAAAACTGAAATAAAGAATACTTCTGATAAGGAAAAAGTGGTGGAACTTAGACACACGCTTTATACTTGGAAAAAGCAGAAAGGAAAGGATAAAAAAGTACAGAACATTTCAGAAACACTCACATTGCACCCTGGCGTAACAATAGAAAACAATCAGCGCATGGAGGTGAAACATCCGGCTTTGTGGAGTCCGGATGAACCGAATTTGTATGTGTTGTCGACAGAAGTCGTAGAAAATGGGAAAGTGGTAGATAAGGAAGAAACTCGTATAGGAATACGTCATATAGAAATGAGTATTGAAAAAGGGTTTGTCATCAACGGAAAACCGCTTAGGTTGGTAGGTAGTAACCGACACATGGAATATCCGTATGTAGGTAATGCTATTTCCGATCAGGCACAATATCGTGATATGTATCAAATTCGTTCAAACGGATTCAACATTGTTCGTTTGGGACATTATCCGCAAGCTACTGCTGCATTGGATGCTTGCGATGAGTTGGGACTTCTTGCCATAGAACCGATACCCGGATGGCAGTTTTTCAATAAAAATCCGTTGTTCATATCGCTCACGCACCGGGATGTGCGTGACATGATTCGTCGTGATCGTAATCATCCATCCATTGTGATGTGGGAAACAACGCTTAATGAGTCATGGCCTCCGGCCGAGTGGAAAGACGGAGTAGTCAAGATTGCCCATGAGGAACTGCCGGGAGATCAATGTTTCACATCAGGCGATTCGTATGGTTATAAAGGATTTGATGTCTGTTACAATGACTGGGAAGAAGGCTTCAAACGTCCCAATAATAGTGGTAAACCGGGATTTATACGCGAATATTATGATTATGAGTTTGGCGGGCATTACAGCACAACACGTATCAGACGGGGAGACGGAGAAAAGGCTCAACTTCAGAACGCATGGAATGCGCAATGGTCGCACAACCGATACCGTATTTATTATCCAAAGACAATGGGGGATGCGGTATGGAGTATGTATGATTACAATCGGGGATGTTGCGATAATATTTGTTATAGTGGTGTGGCCGACATCTTTAGATTACCTAAATTCAGTCTTTCTTTTTTCAGAACACAGATTGCGGAAGGTAGCATGCTACCTTCGGGAAAGATGCCTTATGAGGTATTTATTCCGGCGTATAGGGACGAAATTTTATCCGATACAGTAATGGTGTACGGTAATGTGGATGAGGTAGAACTGGTTTTAAATGGCAAAACTATCAGACGGCAAACAGCTGATAAAGGCCCGGATAGTGACTATATTCCCGTACCGAATGGAGGCAATGGCAAGAATCTTCATTTCCCACCGTTCACGTTTTATGGAGTATCTAAGGAGAGAGGGGTATTGAAAGCTGTCGGTTATCATCAAGGGAAAAAAGTGGCAGAATATACGGTGAAGACTCCCGGGGTCCCGGAACGTCTGGATATTACTTATTTTGAGAGTGGCAAACCGGCTACAAAGAATGACTTGCTGATTGTATATGTCAGAATGCTGGACAAACAAGGAGTACTTTGTCCTGTTAACGGAATTCCTGTAGAATTGTCGGTACAAGGAGGAGAAATCGTAGGTCCTACTTCGTATCCACTAGAAGCAGGAGTCGCTTCATTTTTGGTGAGAACCGGTGAGATTTCGAAAATCAATATAAATGCTACGGGTAAAGGTTTTTCTACCCGTAAAAGTTTAAAGGTAGGGAAGGAATAA
- a CDS encoding DUF5054 domain-containing protein, producing MKRISLFTFFIFLGIAGCMAQASGEKIEKVYVAFKTHLDVGFTDLSSVVTERYVHDFIPKAIEVSERLRADGSGDRYVWTTGSWLIWKYLRTASPEAVKQLEEAIGRGDIVWNSVPYTVESETMTRELFETCLLLSKRLDKKYNKQTIAAKMTDVPGHTRSIIDPMYDAGIRLLHVGINSACPLPSVPTFCRWRSPSGNDLLLVYQKDYGEDEVLPDGKTVVSINFTGDNHGPHSYERVKKIYADLRKRYPQAQLVGASFNDVARELLLIKKDLPVVTSEIGDTWIFGYGGAPIRMAKFRAVSRLYSQWLNEGKIKKDSDVALDFAAELGLIAEHTQGVDVKTHLRQWDKYDMDKFLKGRSEGVFSMAEASWKEIDNYIDSAIAFLPASLQKEAREVVAEVDKVKLEDNSKMKPMARKRWEQPIAGGMTLAGLSYQMFDGDDYDDFQNRYLRARYEWALDDLGKRGLKESHAVSVTLYAQTMAQSVRKEKKGTRIITELRFPENEKVDKRVYPERIQVNCFTTKNGKRSEVALTVYGKPAVRLPESYWLSFTVPGIESVIAEKMGERVDLMDVVEKGNRQMHGIDRYVDLITSGETIRISSKEAFLLNVGEAQGLNYSTNYPDKHKGVHFNLNNNLWGTNFSMWNEGSLTYHFVIETLNHK from the coding sequence ATGAAACGAATATCACTTTTTACTTTTTTCATCTTCTTAGGTATAGCCGGTTGTATGGCTCAAGCATCCGGTGAGAAGATCGAGAAAGTTTACGTTGCATTCAAAACTCACCTTGATGTGGGATTTACTGATCTTAGTTCCGTTGTGACCGAAAGGTATGTGCATGATTTTATTCCGAAAGCCATAGAAGTTAGTGAACGCTTGCGCGCTGACGGCTCTGGTGACCGGTATGTATGGACAACCGGCTCATGGCTTATCTGGAAATATCTTCGCACGGCATCTCCTGAGGCTGTGAAGCAGTTGGAGGAGGCCATTGGTCGTGGCGATATCGTATGGAATTCCGTTCCCTATACTGTGGAATCGGAGACAATGACGCGTGAACTGTTTGAAACCTGCTTGTTGCTTTCCAAACGTTTGGATAAGAAATACAACAAGCAGACTATTGCTGCAAAGATGACTGATGTGCCGGGACACACTCGTAGTATCATCGATCCGATGTATGACGCAGGCATTCGTCTTTTGCATGTGGGAATTAATTCAGCTTGTCCGTTACCTTCGGTGCCTACTTTCTGTCGGTGGCGCAGTCCTTCTGGCAATGACTTGTTGCTGGTTTATCAGAAAGATTATGGAGAAGATGAAGTATTGCCGGATGGAAAGACAGTTGTCAGTATTAATTTTACGGGCGACAACCACGGACCGCATAGCTATGAACGTGTGAAAAAGATTTATGCCGATTTGCGTAAGCGTTATCCTCAAGCTCAGCTTGTAGGTGCATCGTTCAATGATGTCGCCCGGGAACTGTTGCTGATAAAGAAGGATTTGCCGGTTGTTACTTCTGAGATTGGTGATACGTGGATATTTGGTTATGGTGGAGCACCGATACGTATGGCTAAATTTCGTGCTGTTTCGCGGTTGTATTCTCAATGGTTGAATGAAGGGAAAATCAAAAAAGATAGTGACGTTGCTTTGGACTTTGCAGCCGAATTAGGTCTGATAGCAGAACATACGCAAGGTGTGGATGTGAAAACACATCTTCGTCAATGGGACAAATATGATATGGATAAGTTTCTCAAAGGTCGTTCCGAAGGAGTATTCAGTATGGCTGAGGCTTCATGGAAAGAGATTGATAATTATATCGACAGTGCTATCGCTTTCCTTCCGGCTTCCTTGCAAAAAGAGGCGCGTGAAGTAGTCGCAGAAGTGGATAAGGTTAAACTGGAGGATAACTCAAAGATGAAACCAATGGCACGGAAGCGTTGGGAACAACCGATAGCCGGTGGAATGACGTTGGCGGGATTGTCTTATCAAATGTTTGATGGAGATGATTATGATGATTTTCAAAATAGATATCTTCGTGCACGGTATGAATGGGCATTGGATGACTTGGGTAAACGAGGTCTGAAAGAATCACATGCAGTGAGTGTAACGCTTTATGCACAGACAATGGCGCAATCGGTACGTAAAGAGAAAAAGGGGACACGTATTATTACTGAACTGAGGTTTCCTGAAAATGAGAAAGTGGACAAACGCGTATATCCCGAACGAATACAGGTGAACTGTTTTACGACAAAGAATGGAAAACGGTCGGAAGTGGCATTGACCGTTTATGGTAAACCGGCAGTACGTTTGCCCGAATCTTATTGGTTGTCGTTCACGGTGCCCGGTATTGAATCGGTGATAGCCGAGAAGATGGGTGAACGGGTGGATCTGATGGATGTGGTGGAGAAAGGTAACCGGCAAATGCATGGGATAGACCGTTATGTCGATTTGATAACCTCCGGGGAAACGATACGTATCAGCAGTAAAGAAGCTTTCTTGCTCAACGTAGGAGAAGCTCAGGGGTTGAATTATTCTACCAACTATCCTGATAAACATAAAGGAGTGCATTTTAATCTGAACAACAATTTGTGGGGAACGAATTTCTCCATGTGGAATGAAGGCTCGCTGACTTATCATTTTGTGATTGAGACATTGAATCACAAATAA